The Candidatus Edwardsbacteria bacterium genome has a segment encoding these proteins:
- a CDS encoding ADP-ribosylation factor-like protein, which produces MSLINYSSREINCKVVYYGCGLCGKTTNIKYIYSKVSPEAKGKLISLATELDRTLFFDFMPLDLGSIKGFKTRFHLYTVPGQVFYNASRKLILKGVDGVVFVADSQVERLDANLESIANLQDNLAENGFNIENIPFVIQYNKRDLPNIASVDELRAQLNKWGVPDFETVAHQGYGVFETLKEVAKKVLKNLG; this is translated from the coding sequence GTGTCTTTAATCAACTACTCATCCCGCGAGATCAACTGCAAGGTGGTGTACTACGGATGCGGGCTGTGCGGCAAGACCACCAACATCAAATATATCTACTCCAAGGTGTCTCCGGAGGCCAAGGGCAAGCTGATCTCCCTGGCCACCGAGCTGGACCGCACGTTGTTCTTCGACTTCATGCCGCTGGACCTGGGCAGCATCAAGGGCTTCAAGACCCGGTTCCATCTTTACACCGTTCCGGGACAGGTGTTCTACAATGCCAGCCGCAAGCTGATCCTGAAAGGGGTGGACGGGGTGGTGTTCGTGGCCGACTCCCAGGTGGAGCGGCTGGACGCCAACCTGGAATCCATCGCCAACCTGCAGGACAACCTGGCCGAGAACGGATTCAACATCGAGAACATCCCCTTCGTCATCCAGTACAACAAGCGGGACCTGCCCAACATCGCCTCGGTGGACGAGCTGCGGGCCCAGCTCAATAAATGGGGGGTGCCGGATTTCGAAACGGTGGCCCATCAGGGCTACGGGGTGTTCGAGACCCTGAAGGAAGTGGCCAAGAAGGTATTAAAGAACCTGGGTTAG
- a CDS encoding 4Fe-4S dicluster-binding protein has protein sequence MSELKKYQELALGGNIEKSGTAVDFKTGDWRSSRPIYHPENCIQCLLCWAYCPDSAVILKDGQVAGFNLEHCKGCGICAHECPGKKKVKAITMEEEVK, from the coding sequence ATGAGCGAACTGAAGAAATACCAGGAACTGGCCCTGGGCGGCAATATAGAAAAAAGCGGCACCGCCGTCGATTTCAAGACCGGCGACTGGAGAAGCTCCCGCCCGATCTACCACCCCGAGAACTGCATCCAGTGCCTCCTTTGCTGGGCCTACTGCCCGGATTCGGCCGTGATACTGAAGGACGGCCAGGTCGCCGGGTTCAACCTGGAGCACTGCAAGGGCTGCGGAATCTGCGCTCACGAGTGCCCGGGCAAGAAGAAGGTCAAGGCCATCACCATGGAAGAGGAGGTCAAGTAG
- a CDS encoding DUF134 domain-containing protein gives MPRPCKFRTVSHRPEAVYFKPRAIPLSLLDEVILTFDELESLRLADLEERYQEEAAPRMGISRQTFGNILKVAHKKVADALVNSKALRIEGGNIAISGDKRTNNCIRRIK, from the coding sequence ATGCCCCGGCCCTGTAAATTCAGAACCGTCAGCCACCGACCGGAGGCGGTCTACTTCAAACCCCGGGCCATTCCGCTGTCCCTGCTGGACGAGGTGATATTGACCTTCGACGAGCTGGAGAGCCTGCGGTTGGCCGATCTGGAGGAGCGCTATCAGGAGGAGGCCGCCCCCCGGATGGGGATCTCCCGGCAGACCTTCGGCAATATCCTCAAAGTTGCCCATAAAAAAGTGGCCGATGCCCTGGTCAATTCCAAGGCCCTCCGGATCGAGGGAGGGAACATTGCTATTTCGGGTGATAAAAGAACCAACAACTGTATAAGGAGAATAAAATGA
- the hypE gene encoding hydrogenase expression/formation protein HypE, whose amino-acid sequence MSVSNRILLAHGSGGRLSHELIEKVFKSRFSNPMLNQGDDAAEFQIPNPKPRMAFTTDSYVVKPLFFPGGDIGRLAVCGTVNDLAMKGARPLYLSAGFIIEEGLSLETLEKVVDSMAFAAREAGVAIVTGDTKVVDKGACDVLFINTAGVGEIPEGVNVSGSLAAPGDVVIISGSIGDHGAAVINARNNFGLSGDLFSDVAPLNGLVSAMLKAGIIHVLRDPTRGGLATTLNEISRQSKVAIAIEEEKIPVKPEVKGACEMLGLDPLYVANEGKLIAIVPSGEAEGILKAMRQDPLGREAAIIGQVETGKPQVLLKTFLGSRRPLMMLEGEALPRIC is encoded by the coding sequence TTGAGTGTATCTAATAGAATACTGCTGGCCCACGGCTCAGGCGGGCGGCTTTCACACGAGTTGATAGAGAAGGTCTTCAAGTCCCGGTTCTCCAATCCTATGCTCAACCAGGGTGACGACGCCGCCGAATTCCAAATCCCAAATCCTAAACCGAGGATGGCATTCACAACGGACAGCTATGTGGTCAAACCGCTGTTCTTTCCGGGCGGGGACATCGGGCGGCTGGCGGTGTGCGGCACGGTGAACGATCTGGCCATGAAGGGCGCCAGGCCATTGTATCTTTCGGCCGGGTTCATCATCGAAGAGGGCCTTTCCCTGGAAACCCTGGAGAAGGTGGTCGATTCCATGGCTTTTGCCGCCAGGGAAGCCGGCGTGGCGATAGTCACCGGCGACACCAAGGTGGTGGACAAGGGGGCCTGCGACGTATTGTTCATCAACACGGCCGGGGTGGGGGAGATACCGGAGGGCGTCAATGTCTCCGGTTCCCTGGCTGCGCCGGGCGATGTTGTCATCATCAGCGGAAGTATCGGTGACCACGGTGCGGCGGTGATCAACGCCCGGAACAACTTCGGCCTGAGCGGCGATCTTTTTAGCGATGTGGCTCCCCTTAATGGGCTGGTCTCGGCGATGCTGAAGGCGGGGATCATCCACGTTCTGCGCGACCCCACCCGGGGCGGCCTAGCCACCACGCTCAATGAGATCTCCCGGCAATCAAAGGTTGCCATTGCCATAGAGGAAGAAAAGATCCCGGTCAAGCCGGAGGTCAAAGGCGCCTGCGAGATGCTGGGGCTGGACCCGCTGTACGTGGCCAACGAGGGCAAGCTGATCGCCATCGTGCCCAGCGGGGAGGCCGAAGGCATCCTGAAGGCCATGCGCCAGGACCCGCTGGGCAGAGAGGCGGCCATCATCGGCCAGGTCGAGACCGGCAAACCCCAGGTGCTGCTGAAGACCTTTCTGGGCAGCCGGCGCCCGCTGATGATGCTGGAGGGCGAGGCCCTGCCGCGGATCTGCTGA
- a CDS encoding roadblock/LC7 domain-containing protein yields the protein MSENVNVFEDDFWTISEKLNELLKNTNALSVLLIDKAGQLITTAGDISQLDTTSFASLSAADFAATSQLAMLVGEKEFATLFHQGEKQNIYVASIEARVMLAVVFDQRTTLGLVRVRVKQTVAELIKLFQAIFSKLEGGPGSGGPSPLGSDFASEAESELDNLFK from the coding sequence GTGTCGGAAAATGTAAATGTCTTCGAAGACGATTTTTGGACGATCAGCGAGAAGCTGAACGAGCTTCTCAAGAACACCAATGCCCTGTCGGTGCTGCTGATCGACAAGGCCGGCCAGCTGATCACCACCGCCGGGGACATCAGCCAGCTGGACACCACCTCCTTCGCCTCGCTGTCGGCGGCGGACTTCGCCGCCACCAGCCAGCTGGCCATGCTGGTGGGGGAGAAGGAATTCGCCACCCTGTTCCACCAGGGCGAGAAGCAGAACATCTACGTGGCCTCCATCGAGGCCCGGGTGATGCTGGCGGTGGTATTCGACCAGCGGACCACTTTGGGCCTGGTCCGGGTGCGGGTCAAGCAGACGGTGGCCGAGCTGATCAAGCTTTTCCAGGCCATATTCTCCAAACTGGAGGGCGGACCGGGATCCGGCGGGCCGTCCCCCCTGGGCAGCGACTTCGCCTCGGAGGCCGAGTCCGAGCTTGATAACCTTTTCAAGTGA
- a CDS encoding thiamine pyrophosphate-dependent enzyme, with the protein MANLKELAARGDKFTGGHRACAGCGATIVARQALLAAGDKPVVATCATGCLEVVSTIYPYTAWDVPFIHSAFENSAATISGVEAAYRSLKRQGTVTEDIRFMAFGGDGGTYDIGLQALSGAMERGHNMLYICYDNQAYMNTGIQRSSATPKGSSTTTSPNGKKIPGKVQFRKNLTEIMAAHGIPYVAQSVVGNWSDFTKKVEKALAKGGPAFIAVLQPCRLGWGYPPELTAEMGRLAVETNFWPLYEVEDGKYKLNYTPKERKPIDEWMFQQERFRHLKRPEHQALIAQIQQDIDARWDHLNKKCSL; encoded by the coding sequence ATGGCAAATCTCAAAGAACTGGCAGCCCGGGGCGACAAGTTCACCGGCGGGCACCGGGCCTGCGCCGGGTGCGGGGCCACCATCGTGGCCCGCCAGGCACTGCTGGCGGCCGGCGACAAGCCGGTGGTGGCCACCTGCGCCACCGGCTGTCTGGAGGTGGTCTCCACCATCTATCCCTACACCGCCTGGGACGTTCCCTTCATCCACAGCGCCTTCGAGAACTCGGCGGCCACCATCTCCGGGGTGGAGGCGGCCTACCGGTCGCTCAAGCGCCAGGGCACGGTCACCGAGGACATCCGGTTCATGGCCTTCGGCGGCGACGGCGGCACCTATGACATCGGGCTGCAGGCGCTTTCCGGCGCCATGGAGCGGGGCCACAACATGCTCTACATCTGCTACGACAACCAGGCCTACATGAACACCGGGATCCAGCGCTCCTCGGCCACCCCCAAGGGCAGCTCCACCACCACCAGCCCCAACGGCAAGAAGATCCCCGGCAAGGTCCAGTTCCGCAAGAACCTGACCGAGATCATGGCGGCCCACGGCATACCCTACGTGGCCCAGAGCGTGGTGGGCAACTGGTCCGACTTCACCAAAAAGGTGGAGAAGGCCCTGGCCAAGGGCGGCCCGGCCTTCATCGCCGTGCTGCAGCCCTGCCGGCTGGGCTGGGGCTATCCGCCGGAGCTGACCGCCGAAATGGGCCGCCTGGCGGTGGAGACCAATTTCTGGCCGCTGTATGAGGTGGAGGACGGCAAATACAAGCTGAATTACACCCCCAAGGAGCGCAAGCCCATTGATGAATGGATGTTCCAGCAGGAGCGCTTCCGTCATTTGAAGAGGCCCGAACACCAGGCCCTCATCGCCCAGATCCAGCAGGACATTGACGCCCGTTGGGACCATCTGAACAAGAAATGTTCCCTGTAA
- a CDS encoding carboxymuconolactone decarboxylase family protein — MSDKIKEFNAYRTKMNDRILAAEHTGIKRFFNLDTAAYQDGALTGKTKEMLGLCASVVLRCNDCISYHVIQCKKLGVSQAEFDEIMNISLVVGGSITIPHIRKAYEMWDEGE; from the coding sequence ATGTCTGACAAGATCAAAGAATTCAACGCCTACCGCACCAAGATGAACGACCGGATACTGGCGGCCGAGCACACCGGCATCAAGCGGTTCTTCAACCTGGACACCGCCGCCTACCAGGACGGGGCGCTGACGGGCAAGACCAAGGAGATGCTGGGCCTGTGCGCCTCGGTGGTGCTGCGCTGCAACGACTGCATCAGCTATCATGTCATCCAGTGCAAGAAGCTGGGGGTAAGCCAGGCGGAGTTTGATGAGATCATGAACATCTCGCTGGTGGTGGGCGGGTCCATCACCATACCGCATATCCGCAAAGCGTATGAGATGTGGGACGAGGGGGAATAA
- a CDS encoding PTS sugar transporter subunit IIA, producing the protein MKIEDILNKQRTCVFLSGQNKKDIIAELVGLMVKDGLISDGRELLDSAMEREGLMSTGIGKGVAIPHGRTKGLKKMAGAFGLCRNKIDFGSLDGQPVQIFFFIATPQSIIADHVKALALVSRLLNREEIRARLLAADDPQKVMDIFLEAEKGEVKT; encoded by the coding sequence ATGAAGATCGAAGATATTTTAAACAAACAACGCACCTGCGTTTTCCTGTCCGGCCAGAACAAAAAGGACATCATCGCCGAACTTGTCGGCCTGATGGTTAAGGACGGGCTGATAAGCGACGGCCGGGAACTGCTGGACTCGGCCATGGAGCGGGAGGGACTGATGTCCACCGGCATCGGCAAGGGGGTGGCCATTCCCCACGGACGGACCAAGGGGCTCAAGAAGATGGCCGGGGCCTTCGGCCTCTGCCGGAACAAGATAGATTTCGGCTCGCTGGACGGCCAGCCGGTGCAGATATTCTTCTTCATCGCCACCCCCCAGAGCATCATCGCCGACCACGTCAAGGCCCTGGCCCTGGTGTCGCGCCTGCTGAACCGGGAGGAGATCCGGGCCAGGCTGCTGGCGGCAGACGACCCCCAGAAGGTGATGGATATCTTCCTGGAAGCCGAAAAGGGCGAGGTCAAAACATGA
- a CDS encoding transketolase C-terminal domain-containing protein — translation MQKIILAKTGNEAMALAMKQVNPDVVAAYPITPATEIVQIFSQYVADGEVKTEFVAVESEHSAMSACIGSAAAGARTMTGTSSQGLALMYEMVYIAAGLRLPIVMANVNRALSAPINIHCDHSDSMGCRDAGWIHIFSENAQEAYDNMIQAMRIAEHRDVRLPVMVTTDGFIISHGMERIDTLPDAEVQGFIGKYDPMMHLLDVKKPFTIGAINLTDYYFEHRRAMVDAQNNALKVIKEVGAEFGQKFDTNYGLIEKYHLDDAEVAIVALGSTCGTAKVVIDQLREKGVKAGLLKIRVFRPFPTEEIVKALENIKTVAVLDRSDSVGGFGGPVFTEVRSALYGSAKKPQIAGYVYGLGGREIDMEQIEKLFMDLKDGKFKADSVSYLGVRE, via the coding sequence ATGCAGAAGATCATTCTGGCCAAGACCGGAAACGAGGCCATGGCTCTGGCCATGAAGCAGGTCAACCCCGACGTGGTGGCGGCCTACCCCATCACCCCGGCCACCGAGATCGTCCAGATATTCTCCCAGTACGTGGCCGACGGCGAGGTCAAGACCGAGTTCGTGGCGGTGGAGTCCGAGCATTCGGCCATGTCGGCCTGCATCGGATCGGCCGCGGCCGGGGCCCGGACCATGACCGGCACCAGCTCCCAGGGCCTGGCCCTGATGTACGAGATGGTCTACATCGCGGCCGGCCTGCGCCTGCCCATCGTGATGGCCAATGTCAACCGGGCCCTTTCGGCCCCCATCAACATCCATTGCGACCACTCCGACTCCATGGGCTGCCGGGATGCCGGCTGGATCCACATCTTCTCCGAGAACGCCCAGGAGGCCTACGACAATATGATCCAGGCCATGCGGATAGCCGAGCACAGGGACGTCCGCCTGCCGGTGATGGTCACCACCGACGGTTTCATCATCTCCCACGGCATGGAGCGGATCGACACCCTGCCGGACGCCGAGGTCCAGGGCTTCATCGGTAAGTACGACCCCATGATGCATCTGCTGGACGTCAAGAAGCCCTTCACCATCGGGGCCATCAACCTGACCGATTATTACTTCGAGCACCGCCGGGCCATGGTGGACGCCCAGAACAACGCCCTCAAGGTCATCAAGGAGGTGGGGGCCGAGTTCGGCCAGAAGTTCGACACCAATTACGGCCTGATCGAGAAATATCATTTGGACGACGCCGAGGTGGCCATCGTGGCCCTGGGCTCCACCTGCGGCACCGCCAAGGTGGTCATCGACCAGCTGCGGGAAAAAGGCGTCAAGGCCGGATTGCTGAAGATCCGGGTCTTCCGGCCCTTCCCCACCGAAGAGATCGTAAAAGCGCTGGAGAACATCAAGACGGTGGCGGTGCTGGACCGCTCCGATTCGGTGGGCGGCTTCGGCGGGCCGGTGTTCACCGAGGTCCGCTCGGCCCTCTACGGCTCGGCCAAAAAGCCCCAGATCGCCGGATACGTCTACGGCCTGGGCGGCCGCGAGATAGACATGGAGCAGATAGAGAAACTGTTCATGGATCTCAAGGACGGAAAATTCAAGGCCGATTCGGTCAGCTACCTGGGGGTCAGGGAGTAA
- the aspS gene encoding aspartate--tRNA ligase: MKLETLGNWERSHTCGELRSEHIGQQTTLCGWVHRSRNHGGLIFINLRDRYGITQVVFDPAQNAELTEAAKDLKSEYVIAVRGAVRNRPQGQTNPGMATGVIEVLAAEVKLLNSSAVPPFVIEDQTTASEDLRLKFRYLDLRRPALAQNIILRHNFILAVRNYLSAQNFLEIETPLLTRSTPEGARDYLVPCRVQPGKFYALPQSPQIYKQILMVAGFDKYFQIARCLRDEDLRADRQPEHTQIDIEMSFATQDKVFTLAEGMFQQVFKEVAGIDLLTPFPRLPYAEAMNRFGSDKPDMRFGLELCNIAAVAAKSEFTVFKQALENQGQVKGICVPGGGKWSRKDIDGLTELAKIYGAKGLAWAKVSGESLEGSIAKFFAGELGRELMRAMSARDGDIMLFVADQPSVVAAALGALRVECAKRMDLIPQGKFAFAWITDFPLFHYNQEEKRWEAEHHMFSMPKEEHLEYLDSDPGKVLGQLYDLVANGSELASGSIRIHRRDIQEKVMKVLGLPPAEAAKKFGFLLEAFEYGAPPHGGIAPGVDRILAMITGGDSIRDVIAFPKTTSGSGLMEGSPSEVDQRQLKDLHIRLDL; the protein is encoded by the coding sequence ATGAAACTCGAAACTTTAGGCAACTGGGAACGCAGCCACACCTGCGGGGAGCTTCGTTCCGAACATATCGGCCAGCAAACCACCCTCTGCGGATGGGTGCACCGCAGTCGCAATCATGGCGGGCTGATATTCATCAACCTGCGGGACCGCTACGGCATCACCCAGGTGGTTTTCGACCCGGCCCAGAACGCCGAGCTGACCGAGGCCGCCAAGGACCTCAAGTCCGAATACGTGATCGCGGTCAGGGGCGCGGTGCGCAACCGGCCCCAGGGGCAGACCAACCCCGGCATGGCCACCGGGGTGATAGAGGTGCTGGCCGCTGAGGTCAAACTGCTCAACAGCTCGGCTGTCCCGCCCTTCGTGATCGAGGACCAGACCACCGCCTCGGAGGACCTGCGCCTGAAATTCCGCTATCTGGACCTGCGCCGCCCGGCCCTGGCCCAGAACATCATCCTGCGTCACAATTTCATCCTGGCGGTGCGCAATTATCTCAGCGCCCAGAACTTTCTGGAGATCGAGACCCCGCTGCTGACCCGCAGCACCCCGGAAGGGGCCCGCGACTACCTGGTGCCCTGCCGGGTCCAGCCGGGCAAGTTCTACGCCCTGCCGCAGTCACCCCAGATATACAAGCAGATACTGATGGTGGCCGGCTTCGACAAGTATTTCCAGATCGCCCGGTGCTTAAGGGACGAGGACTTAAGGGCCGACCGCCAGCCGGAGCACACCCAGATAGACATCGAGATGAGCTTCGCCACCCAGGACAAGGTTTTCACCCTGGCCGAGGGGATGTTCCAGCAGGTATTCAAGGAAGTGGCCGGGATAGATTTGCTGACCCCGTTCCCGCGCCTGCCCTACGCCGAGGCCATGAACCGCTTCGGCTCGGACAAGCCGGACATGCGTTTCGGCCTGGAGTTGTGCAACATCGCCGCGGTGGCCGCCAAGTCGGAATTCACCGTCTTCAAACAGGCCCTGGAGAACCAAGGGCAGGTGAAGGGCATCTGCGTGCCGGGAGGCGGCAAATGGTCCCGCAAGGACATCGACGGGCTGACCGAGTTGGCCAAAATATACGGGGCCAAGGGGCTGGCCTGGGCCAAGGTCTCCGGAGAATCTTTGGAGGGCTCCATCGCCAAGTTCTTTGCCGGGGAGCTGGGCAGGGAACTGATGCGGGCCATGTCCGCCAGGGACGGCGATATCATGCTGTTCGTGGCCGACCAGCCATCCGTGGTGGCGGCCGCCCTGGGCGCGCTGCGCGTCGAATGCGCCAAACGGATGGACCTGATCCCCCAGGGCAAGTTCGCCTTCGCCTGGATCACCGATTTCCCGCTGTTCCATTACAACCAGGAGGAGAAACGCTGGGAGGCCGAGCATCACATGTTCAGCATGCCCAAGGAGGAGCACCTGGAATATCTGGACAGCGATCCGGGCAAGGTGCTGGGCCAGTTATACGACCTGGTGGCCAACGGTTCCGAGCTGGCCTCGGGCTCCATCCGTATCCACCGCCGCGACATCCAGGAAAAGGTGATGAAGGTGTTGGGGCTTCCCCCCGCAGAGGCCGCCAAAAAATTCGGCTTTCTGCTGGAGGCCTTCGAGTACGGGGCCCCGCCCCACGGCGGCATCGCTCCCGGGGTGGACCGGATCCTGGCCATGATCACCGGGGGGGACAGCATCCGCGACGTGATCGCCTTTCCCAAGACCACCTCGGGCAGCGGCCTGATGGAGGGCAGCCCCTCGGAGGTGGACCAGAGGCAGTTGAAGGACCTGCATATCAGATTGGATCTGTAA
- a CDS encoding 2-oxoacid:acceptor oxidoreductase family protein has product MVEIRWHGRGGQGAKTAALLFADAALAVGKYVQAFPEYGPERMGAPVQSFNRIDDKPILMHCPVKSPSVVVVLDPTLMASINVTAGLGKEGTLIINTGLDAAEIKKSVKFDGKIFTVDASKISEETIGRKIPNTPMLAALVKVTGMLDFDSMLEDTQKKLAKKFAHRPEVIEGNIQSMKRAAQEVKSA; this is encoded by the coding sequence ATGGTAGAGATCAGATGGCACGGTCGGGGAGGACAGGGCGCCAAGACAGCCGCATTGCTATTTGCCGATGCCGCCCTGGCGGTAGGCAAGTATGTGCAGGCCTTCCCAGAGTACGGACCGGAGAGGATGGGGGCTCCGGTGCAATCCTTCAACCGAATAGACGACAAACCCATTTTGATGCATTGCCCGGTCAAATCTCCCAGCGTGGTGGTGGTGCTGGACCCCACCCTGATGGCCTCGATCAACGTCACCGCGGGCCTGGGCAAAGAGGGGACCCTGATCATCAACACCGGACTGGACGCGGCGGAGATCAAAAAAAGCGTCAAATTCGACGGCAAGATATTCACGGTGGACGCCTCCAAGATCTCCGAGGAGACCATCGGCCGGAAGATACCCAACACCCCGATGCTGGCGGCCCTGGTCAAGGTCACCGGAATGCTGGATTTTGACAGCATGCTGGAGGACACCCAGAAGAAGCTGGCCAAGAAATTCGCCCACCGGCCGGAGGTGATCGAGGGCAACATCCAATCCATGAAACGGGCGGCACAGGAGGTGAAATCGGCATGA
- a CDS encoding NifB/NifX family molybdenum-iron cluster-binding protein, translating to MKLCIPTSDDLGLKSAVSEHFGGAPFFLIVDTETSELTPVKNQNEHHSHGMCQPLKSLAGNEIDAVVCTGIGAGALNKLNASGIKVLKATGTTVEQLVAAFKNNSLPEFSVQTVCTTHNCH from the coding sequence ATGAAGCTATGCATACCAACCAGCGATGACCTGGGTCTAAAATCGGCTGTCAGCGAACATTTCGGCGGAGCGCCGTTCTTTTTGATCGTTGACACCGAAACCTCGGAACTAACGCCGGTGAAGAACCAGAATGAACACCACTCCCACGGCATGTGCCAGCCCTTAAAATCTTTGGCCGGGAATGAGATAGATGCCGTGGTCTGCACCGGCATCGGGGCCGGAGCGTTGAACAAACTCAATGCCTCCGGGATAAAAGTTTTAAAAGCAACCGGGACAACCGTGGAACAGCTGGTGGCTGCTTTTAAAAACAATTCTTTGCCCGAGTTCTCGGTTCAAACGGTCTGCACCACCCACAATTGTCACTGA
- the hisS gene encoding histidine--tRNA ligase — MKFQASKGTYDVMPDQVHVWQHLETVIREQARLYGFREIRTPVFEDTALFVKGTGDTTDIVQKEMYTFTDKGQRSITLRPEGTPPVLRALIEHNSLKEQPYIKVFYLAPMFRYERPQAGRMRQHTQFGAEFIGTDSPVADVEAISLLFFTLQKLGLGGLSLRLNSLGCAQCRPTYRQKLMEYFKPMLPGLCDNCRERYDRNPLRILDCKIDQGKFMNAPEMKDFLCGDCRVHFQTVQDRLKDLEIPFTLDKNLVRGLDYYTRTAFEVVSQHLGAQDALGGGGRYDGLMEELGGDPAPGVGFGSGLERYVLALKNQGVNLPPEKRPDVYIATLGDEAVKKGSLLCAQLRQKGLACEQELLGRSLKAQLREAGRLNARYVALIGEDEISKGVVTLKDMDKHQQAEVAFDELVINVPKYCQCDLQGDHYPRNTRNSLNNIL, encoded by the coding sequence ATGAAGTTTCAGGCCAGCAAGGGCACCTATGACGTGATGCCGGACCAGGTCCATGTCTGGCAGCACCTTGAAACGGTGATCAGGGAACAGGCCCGGTTATACGGATTCAGGGAGATCCGGACCCCGGTCTTCGAGGATACCGCGCTGTTCGTCAAGGGAACCGGCGACACCACCGACATCGTCCAGAAGGAGATGTACACCTTCACCGACAAGGGGCAGCGCTCCATCACCCTGCGCCCCGAGGGGACGCCGCCGGTCTTAAGGGCCCTGATCGAGCACAACTCGCTCAAGGAACAGCCGTACATCAAGGTCTTTTATCTGGCTCCCATGTTCCGCTACGAGCGGCCCCAGGCCGGCCGGATGCGCCAGCACACCCAGTTCGGGGCCGAGTTCATCGGAACGGACAGCCCGGTGGCCGATGTAGAGGCGATCTCGCTGTTGTTCTTCACCCTGCAGAAGCTGGGCCTGGGCGGCTTAAGCTTAAGGCTCAACAGCCTGGGCTGCGCCCAGTGCCGGCCGACCTACCGCCAGAAGCTGATGGAGTATTTCAAGCCCATGCTGCCGGGGCTCTGCGACAACTGCCGGGAACGCTACGACCGGAATCCACTGCGGATCCTGGACTGCAAGATAGATCAGGGGAAATTCATGAATGCACCGGAGATGAAGGACTTTTTATGCGGCGACTGCCGGGTGCATTTTCAGACGGTGCAGGACCGGCTAAAGGACCTGGAGATCCCGTTCACCCTGGACAAGAACCTGGTGCGGGGGCTGGATTATTATACCAGGACGGCATTCGAGGTGGTCTCACAGCACCTGGGGGCCCAGGATGCCCTGGGCGGCGGCGGGCGCTACGACGGCCTGATGGAGGAGCTGGGGGGAGATCCGGCCCCGGGGGTGGGCTTCGGGTCAGGTTTGGAACGTTATGTTCTGGCGCTCAAAAATCAGGGTGTCAACCTGCCGCCGGAGAAAAGGCCCGATGTCTACATCGCCACTTTGGGCGATGAGGCGGTGAAGAAGGGCAGCCTGCTTTGCGCCCAGCTGCGGCAAAAGGGTTTGGCCTGCGAGCAGGAGCTCTTGGGCCGCAGTTTAAAGGCCCAGCTGCGCGAGGCCGGCCGGCTCAATGCCCGCTACGTGGCTCTGATCGGCGAGGACGAGATAAGTAAGGGCGTAGTGACGCTGAAGGACATGGACAAGCACCAGCAGGCCGAGGTGGCCTTTGATGAGTTGGTGATCAATGTGCCGAAGTACTGCCAGTGCGACTTACAAGGAGACCATTACCCACGAAACACACGAAATAGTCTAAATAATATTTTGTGA